One Deinococcus grandis DNA window includes the following coding sequences:
- the mltG gene encoding endolytic transglycosylase MltG: MRRGGAGCLRVLAVFTLLLFGAVGGALWYVRGLLGPAGGPAYTLEVKPGDTLSGVAGTLQAQRIVKNGDVLRFLMRRSGTAGSLKEGLYDLNGQMTAEQVAAKLAGPARIPTVSVTIPEGRRVRDLSAIFQKAGFDGAAILKVLNDAALSPYASGKQQTLEGFLFPATYDLRPQATPTQIVQTLLDRMNQEFTPDRVASAKKLGLSVRDWVILASMVQAEAANDAEMPVIAGVFLNRLRDGMTLGSDPTVAYGLGKDLPELDRSAGDFRRDTPYSTYTRAGLPAGPINNPGQAALLAVLSPKRTLPDGRDAVYFLHGLNGRIYVNHTYAEHNRDIARYR; this comes from the coding sequence GTGAGGCGCGGCGGCGCCGGGTGCCTGCGCGTCCTGGCCGTCTTCACGCTGCTGCTGTTCGGCGCGGTCGGCGGGGCGCTGTGGTACGTGCGCGGCCTGCTCGGCCCGGCCGGCGGGCCCGCGTACACCCTGGAGGTCAAGCCCGGCGACACCCTGTCCGGGGTGGCGGGCACGCTGCAGGCCCAGCGGATCGTGAAGAACGGCGACGTGCTGCGCTTCCTGATGCGCCGCAGCGGCACCGCGGGCAGCCTGAAAGAGGGCCTGTACGACCTGAACGGGCAGATGACCGCCGAGCAGGTCGCCGCGAAACTCGCCGGGCCCGCCCGCATTCCCACCGTCAGCGTCACCATCCCCGAGGGGCGGCGCGTACGCGACCTGAGTGCCATCTTCCAGAAGGCCGGATTCGACGGCGCGGCCATCCTGAAGGTGCTGAACGATGCGGCCCTCAGCCCCTACGCCAGCGGCAAGCAGCAGACCCTCGAGGGGTTCCTGTTCCCCGCCACGTACGACCTGCGCCCCCAGGCCACCCCCACCCAGATCGTGCAGACCCTGCTGGACCGCATGAACCAGGAATTCACGCCCGACCGCGTCGCCAGCGCCAAAAAACTGGGCCTGAGCGTCCGCGACTGGGTGATCCTGGCCAGCATGGTCCAGGCCGAGGCCGCCAACGACGCCGAGATGCCCGTCATCGCCGGGGTGTTCCTGAACCGCCTGCGCGACGGCATGACCCTGGGCAGCGACCCCACCGTCGCCTACGGGCTGGGCAAGGACCTCCCGGAACTCGACCGCAGCGCCGGGGACTTCCGCCGGGACACCCCGTACTCCACGTACACCCGCGCCGGACTGCCCGCCGGACCCATCAACAACCCCGGACAGGCCGCGCTCCTCGCCGTCCTCAGCCCCAAACGGACCCTGCCCGATGGGCGCGACGCCGTGTACTTCCTGCACGGCCTGAACGGCCGGATCTACGTGAACCACACCTACGCCGAACACAACCGCGACATCGCCCGCTACCGCTGA
- a CDS encoding carbohydrate kinase family protein: MTERPLVSLGDLTWDVLAKPDTLLLPGGDSTGRIELSGGGSAANLAVWARRAGATRAVHFVGKIGQDRFGELATAELQAEGVSADVIESAEHPTGVILGLIDRRGQRAMLTGQGADWELLPHELPAETLRRCGHLHLTAWSLFRDPPRSAALHAAQLARAGGATLSLDPGSFQMIQSMGREVFLRILDRLPVDVLFPNDDEARAMSGRGDRADAMDWFRTRFPDALIVMKLDEDGVLIEGPAQARVQVPATNDRAVDATGAGDAFGGAFLTGWLAHGDAVRAAQLAVQVGGWVVSRFGARPPTDEDLLARVATHGAGAA; this comes from the coding sequence ATGACTGAACGACCGCTGGTTTCGCTGGGGGACCTGACCTGGGACGTGCTGGCGAAGCCGGACACGCTGCTGCTGCCCGGAGGGGACAGCACCGGCAGGATTGAACTGTCAGGCGGCGGAAGCGCCGCGAACCTCGCCGTGTGGGCCCGCCGCGCCGGTGCCACGCGCGCCGTGCATTTCGTCGGGAAGATCGGCCAGGACCGCTTCGGGGAACTGGCCACCGCGGAACTCCAGGCCGAGGGGGTCAGCGCCGACGTCATCGAGAGCGCCGAGCACCCCACCGGCGTGATCCTGGGCCTGATCGACCGCCGCGGGCAGCGCGCCATGCTGACCGGGCAGGGCGCCGACTGGGAACTCCTGCCCCACGAACTGCCCGCCGAGACCCTGCGCCGCTGCGGGCACCTGCACCTGACCGCCTGGAGCCTGTTCCGCGACCCGCCCCGCTCGGCCGCGCTGCACGCCGCGCAACTGGCCCGCGCGGGCGGCGCCACCCTGAGCCTCGACCCGGGCAGCTTCCAGATGATCCAGAGCATGGGCCGCGAGGTGTTCCTGCGCATCCTGGACCGCCTGCCGGTGGACGTGCTGTTCCCCAACGACGACGAGGCCCGCGCCATGAGCGGCCGCGGCGACCGAGCCGACGCCATGGACTGGTTCCGCACCCGCTTCCCGGACGCGCTGATCGTCATGAAACTCGACGAGGACGGCGTGCTGATCGAGGGTCCCGCGCAGGCCCGCGTGCAGGTGCCCGCCACGAACGACCGCGCCGTGGACGCCACGGGCGCCGGGGACGCCTTCGGCGGCGCGTTCCTGACCGGCTGGCTGGCCCACGGGGACGCCGTGCGGGCCGCGCAGCTGGCCGTGCAGGTCGGCGGCTGGGTCGTGTCGCGCTTCGGGGCGCGCCCCCCCACCGACGAGGACCTCCTGGCCCGCGTCGCCACGCACGGCGCGGGGGCCGCGTGA